The segment AGTTTGCTAGTGCTAGAACTTGGAAGCACGATTCGGAAAACTAGTAGTGCCCACTACAGGCAGGCAAGATTGTGCCAATGCCAGGAATTATTCAAAACATGGCAGAATGCCAATACAACTATTCATAGTCGCATGGCTCATTACTGGCCATTTATCCGCGATACGTTGCAAGTGTGattctgaattatttttttaatataaaagaagaatatGCTGGTATTAAGAGAGTATTTTCTTGCatctctaaaaaatttaattgaaaattaaaaaactgatatgtactttaatgaaataaaacaaaaattacatgaactaataaataaaacaaattttcttttatcaaaatttttattttttaaacaaaaacttatCAGCAAGTTCTAATAAAACAAAGTaatgaattgatattttttatgcaaatatattaaaataaatataacaataataattttaagaaaaatcataatgaaaatttaaaaagtagatACCCATCCATATTTACAAAATTATGTATATTAGGTTCATATATAACTATTCAAAAAGCGATCGTTAACATTACCATGAAAGGctcaaatatcttttaaaaatgtataattagataattatttaaaaataattcaattaaaaaatacaaaaacaaaaacaatgggattaaaaaaataaaagtacagGCACATATGGACTTGACATGCATAACTAAGTTTGGAAACTCAAgcccatatattttattttaatggggTGGTCATTCCCCtcattttagaagaaaaaacttgGTGGACTGGACGAGGCATCACTCGCTTGGGTAAATGACATTTATTGGTTATCTTTTTTGATCACTTAAGGTGGCTTTGATGGCCGAAATATCATGGTCCAAGTTTCACGACCTAAAAACccatatttcaattatttttcacctaaaaacatgaaaaaaagagcAACTCATAAACCTCTATCACTCTATTTACAACAACATAACACATACCTAAAActcataatcaaataaaaaaattatcaagtttcaatttagttttttttagcatCATTAAAGGTGAAAGTCATCTCTATTAAGCTTCTACCTCAAAGATTAATTcataaacatcaaaatcataattattggTGTCCGAAATATAGTCACTTGAAAGTTTTTTCCTCAAAATTTTCCAACAGCTTTCTCTCTTGTATCTTTATGTAAACCCTGTGGTAAATCGCTTAAATaccaaaaggaaaataataaaagttttgtGAATTAATGAAGATAAATTCATTGTGAATTAGTGTAAAACCCTGAATGAATTAAAGTATGAATTAATGCACAAACAATATCTACAGCTAAACTCACATTTAATAACGTAATTTACagctaaaaaacaataaaatttagacaaattttattatttcaagtggcaagaaaattttcaatttattagtGTAATAATTtggatgagataaaaaaaaattaaatcgatGCGTGCCAACGATCAggtatttgatatatatatatataaaagttcaaCTCCTCTTAGAAAGTACCTCATCAAAATACGCACTATAACAAATGATATAAGAATCAGATAAAGTAACAGGAAAGAGCCATGGGAGACCAAGACAGGCTCCGATTCAGTCGGGGGCCTGTACCCTTCCATCCTCTCATCTTGTCGTATATTCTAAAACTCACATacatttcttttaaaacatgaatATCCAATTATTCAAGCTCTTCTTGGTCTACTTAAATGAGCTGATACcatcaattaatcaaattatcattttgatacatACATTAAAAGCAATAAACCAAgataatattcatcaaaatatcaataaaacaagatattaataataataaaaaagccaCCCGACTTCAGTCTATTTggctctgaaaatatatatgagcTCCCACGGTTACTGTCggctaattttgttttttagattaacgtgggtgttcgggttagcttgcgtgtacctcgattaatcccacgggtcctaaagttaacgattatGTAAGCTTCcggtggccatcatatgagcaaccacagagcTCGAACCTAAGACTACAGAGGAAACAAACCCTTTAATCTCAAATTCTTATTACTGGACCACCACCTAAATGGTTACTGTCGGCTAATTTTCATATCCTCCGTAGCAGCAACACGAGATATAGAACTGTTAAGTAGACATTAGAAAGTATAAATAGATTagatttagataatatttttttatctataatgaaataatattttttatttttaaaaatagcaaattaaaacgatataaaaacataaaaaaataatttaaaattaaaaaattaaattatttttaaaatacaaaaataaatgacttGAATAGTTTTGTTGCTTCTATTTCTAGCGTTGACAGAACACCTACAAAACACAAATAGGGTTAATTACACCCAACATCCCTCCCTCTAATTCCTTTATTGCTAACATGATTAATGAGACCCCTCTGCTTACACTCTGATTACATTTAAGTTCCTCAATGTTTAACAATTGGAGATATGCcacccatttttattttttttataaaaaaacccttcagaaagttgaaaaagaaaactcgataaagaaaaaaaattatattgaagagagatagagaaagagagGTTTTGTCAATTATATAAGCATAACTCTTTCGGTCCTCTCAATTAAAACCAAACGATAATGAATCcaaagaaaaaccctaaaataaaatattctctttgctgcgttttttttttattaatttaactattgttttttaaaataattttttattaaaaatacattaaaataatttttaattttttttttaatatcaacacattaaaataacatgaaaaaaataaaaaatattaatttaaaaaaaataaaaaaatttatttattttttaaatatttttagaacttGAATACTATCACTCAAACATTTCATACGTCGGCCACGTGTTAAGGCTAACAGAGCACTGGACGCAAGGTCCACGTTTCCAGAGCAGAAGGgctagataaataataataaaaaaaaaacaagtaaagggacaacattaaaaaaaataaaaattaagagtaACGAGATGAAATGACGCCAACAATCATATAATATATTGATGAACTCAGTGAGTGAAAGTCGGAAGAGAAGGACAACAATTTCGTGCAACTCGAGTTGTAAGAAGCTTCCTCCAGCCCATACCCATGTGTCATGCTATTATGTTTGCTGGAGTGTATGAGAAGGTGCTCCcacttactttttaaaataatatttttatattagaatattaaaatgatacaaaaacatatatatatatatatatatatatatatatatatatatatatgtgaagTGCTCGTGCTCGTGCTTCCATCGCCAGACATGCTAGATGCTCTCTAAAAGTCTGATGCTCTCCACGCGATTTCTTGTGCACAACAGCGACAGCAGCCAAATAAGAGAAACCAGACTACCTAGCCACACTCCCCTCCCTCATCGAAACATAACTATCAAACCCACTCCTCTCTTTCGATCTTCCAAACCTTCTTCTGTACCTAAACCCCTCTCTTAACGAAATGCACCCCTCTCTATCTAACAGTCACGGCAGTTGCTGGTTAGGGAGATACATGTAAAAAGAAATCCTCTACCCCTCTCTGATTCTACAGCAACAATAGCGACCTCCTTGAACAGCAGGGTTCTTGGATCCATCACGACCATCAAAACTTCTCATATCAGGCGTTCTAGATTTTTGGTTCAATCTACACTTTAAACCCTGAGGTAATGAAATCGAAAATCCCtcctttttgttgttgttaaagCTTTGTCGTGTGAAGATATCGAAGGTTGGACTTCGATCTTGCTTAAAGATGATAGTTTGATGGGTTTTCgtgaatatttaaaagtataagtGGCTGCttcttaattttgatttcaacTCTTAATCACATTACCTTTCTCTTAAACCgaacaatttttaaagatttcTCTAACTTCTCTTACTGCCAACGTTGTTTCAATCAAATAATTGGAAACTTggcttttgcttcttctttctttcctggGGTTTTTATTTTCGGCTCTGATTTTGAGTTATAAGGCTTTGATTTCTCTAGTCATTCATTATTTTCATCTGGGATTTTCgtgtttgatttatatttaatttgatttgaactGACAGTTGGAAAATGAGATTGAAATCTGTattgggttttgtttgttttttagaaatcaGTTGAAAAGGAGGAAacctgatttttcttttggttctttttttctcaacttattgggttttgctattttattttgcagATTTTGCTAACTGAGATGAGCATGGGTTCAGAGCTGAATGAAACAGTTGAGGATGTGACTGAAAATCGGTAGTTTTTAGTGAATTTATGTGAATTACAAAGCACTAGAgatcactatttaaaaaaaaatgagtgaatttttttttgaattaaattgatgGTGTTTGTGGTGTGACACAGGTGCTTTCCTGCTGGGGAGAATAAGGGGAAAGTTCCGAAAAGAATTCACAAGTCTGAGAGGGAGAAACTGAAGCGTGAGCAATTGAATGAGCTCTTTCTTGAGTTAGCCTCTGCTCTTGGTAAAttcaatgggtttttttttcttacgatGATTTTTGTATTCATCGAAAATTGGATTGATCttttagaattttcttttcttgaacaGAATTGAGTCAGCCAAATAATGGGAAGGCTTCTATGTTGTGTGAAACAACTCGATTATTAAAGGATTTGCATACGCAGATTGAATCCCTCAAGAAGGAAAATGTAGCTCTCTTATCTGAATCTCACTATGTAACTGTTGAGAAAAACGAGCTGAGGGAGGAGAGTTCTGCCTTGGAACATCAAATTGGGAAACTGCACAGTGAACTTGAAATGAGAGCGGCTTCACAATCAAAGCCTGATCTAAATGTGCCTCCTCCTGAATTTCTGCAACCACCACATTTTCGAGTAGACTCTTTCAGGTTGCCTGCTGTAGATGCTGTTGCATTGCAGCAGACATCGACTGTCTTCGTGGTTCCCATCAGTCCTGATCACGTGCAAGGTTTTCCAATGGCTACCTCGAATGTGAGCAAACCACATCCTAGATATCCAACCGCAGCTGATTCTTGGCCATCTCAGCTTCTTAGGGAGCAGCAAATTGGCAGGAAGGAAGTGTAATGGTAGGGATAGCAGTATGTGTAATCCTGGGGAATGAGACCATCCCCAACCTGTACAAAGGTGCTAAAG is part of the Populus nigra chromosome 8, ddPopNigr1.1, whole genome shotgun sequence genome and harbors:
- the LOC133700815 gene encoding transcription factor bHLH47-like, producing the protein MSMGSELNETVEDVTENRCFPAGENKGKVPKRIHKSEREKLKREQLNELFLELASALELSQPNNGKASMLCETTRLLKDLHTQIESLKKENVALLSESHYVTVEKNELREESSALEHQIGKLHSELEMRAASQSKPDLNVPPPEFLQPPHFRVDSFRLPAVDAVALQQTSTVFVVPISPDHVQGFPMATSNVSKPHPRYPTAADSWPSQLLREQQIGRKEV